A window of Castanea sativa cultivar Marrone di Chiusa Pesio chromosome 8, ASM4071231v1 genomic DNA:
TGgctgagaataaaaaattaaagcataaaatattattttaatccctaaactttataaaaaatttatctttcatCTCTATACTTTGAAATGTTCGTTTTTCAtttataaactattaaaaagttCATCTTTCATtcttaatttattgaaaaaaattatttacaaaatttttagatgaaaaaagatttttttttttaattttttttttttaaatttaagaacgaaaaacaaacttttggtaaaatttaagaactaaaattgtattttacaTAAGATTGTATATCCTATTATGagtgttttgttttattatccATCAATCCAAGTTTGTTATAGGTCACTTTCTTCTTCatacaaaataatcaaaattttgaaagggaaaaaaaaatttgacatgtgaTATACAATAATAGATAGGGTCCTAAAATGACATACTCATAATAAAATAGAAGATTTTTCTTCATTGGCTGCATGATTATACCCTGATGATTAAACAATTACTACTGATTGCCTAATTTAGAACTAGGTAGATTTTATAGTAGGGAGTATGTAAAAGATGCACATTATAGAAACATAATAACTAGTTGGTGCAATATCCGTATGAAGCAGGTGAGTTGTTGATCCATCATTAAGCTGAAAGTGGAGTattagttaggcctaacattgtttgtaaaattaaaaaaatgacatccaaaaatattttcttgtgaGTGACGGGTATAAGGGGACACACATAACCTAGTGAGTCAACATACAAGAAAATTGATTTAAGCCCAAGGAAAGTACGGGACTCATAATAATTATACTATCTAATTTTGTAGCTTACCAACTGAATTTTACTCTGCAAAAAATTTGCAGTTGTTGAGGAATGAGGAtctcataataattttttgttgttccACCAAGAGCAACAAATTTTAACAACAAAAACCTTAATGATCAAGATCAACAATGATCACCAAAAGCACTCACACCCAACAAGAAGTTTAATTGTGTAACAAATTTAGCCCAAGTCTTTTGGAATTTGGTCATTAATTGTAGATAACCATTCTAAATACTGTGTTAACAACCATgtacaaaacaaacaaaattaacatttaGTCTATCGcataattaataaaacttagtgACTTACTATCATTCAAGTTAAATATGTTAACGCCAAAAGCTTTTTAGCTTAACTAGTTAgtatttattgatatttttaagaGAGATATATAGGATTTCATTTATTGCCCCTTCTtaattgtaactattgaattatattttaactattacaaaattaaaaaaaaaaaaaaaaagatacaaagtcctaaatattccaaaaaaaaaattgttaattgatttttataaatttatagcAAAGTTGTGTTTTAACCCGTTAGATCAACATGTCAAATTTGTAATACGTCAAGTTTCAAGTTTGACCAATTTTCCATGGGTCAAACATTCCTCTacttatatcttcttctttttttataaataattttaggaatttttttttgtgataaataagtttttgaatataatataattttttttgcaacttacTTTATGAGTAGTGGAAAAAATCTAATTAGTCCATGCAAAAGTGTTTGTTTACCGTTCACATTCGATTACTTaacaaattatagaaaaattgtgtctctaaactttttctttttcatttttttttatttgggcatTTTAATGGATTTATGACTAATTTTCCTAGGTCTAGAAAAGCCTAATCCTAGGATGCGTGTAATCAACTGTCTAGTATATTTTGCTAGGTCTAGCGAAACCTAATCCTTGGATGTGTGTGTATATTCCTTTGaatctttgatttcttttccttttataattGCTTGATATTCTTATTTTCTATGTAGTaaggttaaaataaaaataatatgagGTGCGGTAAATTAAACAACTATATTTAGGCCTGCATGGGAGCTAAGACGATGTTGACTAGTACTGCATGAATACAAATTGTCTAatctcaattattttttaatttgctaGATAGGTTGTTGATGGAATGATTAACCTTACATAATCTatgaagatttatttatttatcatctTCTAGTTGAGTAGTTGAGctaaaaatctattattagCTATAATTGACGTCTTTGTTGAGCATTACATTGGTGATCATTAAGATTAAGAATTGAGTTCTTTCTATTTATTGGTCAATAGATTGCGGAGGTTAGTTAGGGGAGCAATTAGGCAATTATAGTAGGAtctactaagaaaaaaaaaatgtttattcatacaaaacaaagattttgaaggatacactttatattttatttaattcattAACTACTCCCCAAGGGAAAAGACAAAGTGGAGTTTTTTCACATTAAACTCAACATGAATCTTACCTATTTTACTTCTAGGTAAGTCAgggttttgtaattcaattggttGACACTTTCTAATGTTCCCAACTCAAATATCCAGGATTTAATAAATTCCACACACTCCAACTAtcgatgtaaaaaaaaaaacatctgaAATAACCACAAAAATTAAGGCTTTACTTGGATCATAAGAAAGAATTCATCCACACGCATGAGcgcatacatacacacacacacacaaaagaggaaaaacaaaTGCCAATGccattcaaaatattttcattccATAATATGATAAGAGCAGCACAAATGACAATAAAAATCAATACATCGAGAAGAAAACTTTTATTCAATTTTCCCTTTGATTGCTATAATAATAAGACCAAATTACTCATAATCAAACACtacaagatcaaagaagcaacACCTCTTTTTAATACCACGAGTTCATTAGCCTTCCACAAATTGTTGCTTCTCCATAATTAACTCATAGAAAACATAGAGGCCACCTCACTGAAGATCGCAGCAACCATTGCCATAATGTTTCCAATActaacaaagaaacaaaacgAACACATTGTAAACAACTGATGAGTAGTTTGCGATATGTCTAGCTGCTTTATAGGCAATAGAGAGGCACGCATGCATGGCTGGACTTTTGAGACTTTTGAGTTTCACAATTAATGGGGAACTCAGAAATTATTGATATGGCTTATGCATGCATTTATGCACAAATTCCCAGTGGACCTTCATCATTGGGGtgttaaattaattaatggATGTTGCATTGGGACAGAGGACttgttctcaaaaaaataaatgtcaaGTAAAACTGTAAAAGCCCATTGAGCTTCTGACCCTTTTTGCTGTATCTTCAattatggacaaaacttaggattttttttcttccaaatggACAAGATTTAGTTATAGTTTCTTAGATATAATTCCTTCCATTATAATCATACTGAACAATTTGGGGTCTAATTCTGTAATCTCCGAAgaattaattctaaaaataaaaataaaaattggactAATCTTGTTTATAATGACTTAGCTCATTTCCGATTCTTTGAACGGTACAACACAATAATAGCGCCTTCAACCATTGCCACTATGTTGTACTACACCTGTACATAGTTTTGACTAATACTATGTTTTCACAGGAGGGaatgtgatttattttttaataacaaataagagaaaattGTGTATATACGTTTGTACATGCACGTTGGTAAAAATAgtctcaaatattttttttaatttaatagttagGGTGTTGATCTGATTAACTTGACATGATCTGTCAAGTGTACAGTTTATTTATCATCTTCTAGTATTTAAATTAACtcatacaaataaaattaaccTCAAAGACGGTCAAAATTAGCACTGTTCATATCATTCTATAATATAAACTTCTATAAAGAGAATTAGGCGTAACTACACTATTGATCTCCGAAGTTTACATTGTGTGCGTAATTAGTCCTTCAAGTTTTAAACTGATTTGTATTAGTCATTTTACTAACTGTTGTTCATGATGTTAATTACGTGACTAACAGGACAAtaacttgacttttttttttaatgatgcggtatgtttttaattaaaaaattaaaaaaaattagtttccacATTAGAAACAATATTCACAACCCAATaccaactaaattttttttttaaaagtattttctacCCTAGCTGCCTCTTGCTCATGATTGGACTATTTTGTTTGAGCTAGACGTACAGTAGTAGCTATTTCTGAATAGCTGTATTAAGATGACAACATCTCACATCAACAAAAATGTCAGACAAATGTTGTTGTGAATGTGTTATTGCATGAGCTTCCTATGGCATCAAATTGTCTTTGGTACCTCAACTATTCAACATCAACCACAAGTTAATAACCTGGGTGACCTTTAAACATACATGGGTCTTTGGTACCTCAACTATTCAACATCAACCACAAGTAAATAACCTGGGTGACCTTTAAACGTACATGGACCAGTAAGCCCAATTGTAAATAGAGCCGAAACCTTGAAGCAATGCCTTATCATATAAGGCATTGCATTGTGATAGTGGTCCAACACATGAGATAGtacattgataaaaaaaaaaaaaaaatatccatgAATAAAAACACATCATTGTACTCCTTCACATCACAATGCGAGAGAATCAAGGACGCAAGTGGCTGTCGCCTGGTGGCGGTTAGGGCTTGGGTTGTCGCCAGCGGCAGCTAAGGCTTGGGTCTCCACTGGCAGAGGATCCATGTTTGGATTTCTTTACTCTCtccccttctctttctctctctctctctctctctggtggatttgtgatttttttttttggaagcgGTGGGTTTGTGAATCAGTTGCATATACTGGTTTTAATTTGGTACTAGTTTGTGAATTTCTTAtgtgtaaatttattttgtaatttttaataaaaaaagccacaccattaaaaaaatgtcaagttaTTGTTCCATTAGCCATATAAGTAATACCACTAAAAGGACtaatacaactcagttttaaaacttaaaagatcAACATTATAGTTTCAtcaagaaattatatattttggatGGATGCATATCCCTGATCGTGAATCTTGTTGGACAGTAAGCTGTGAATCTTATGTTTTTCATCCATGCAAAAgctaaattaatatatatatatatatatatatataaaaggcctAATTACGCTATCTCTCGCTATGAAGTTGTTagttttatttgtaatattagaaaatttgtaattaaagtAGGATAGTAAGCTGTGAATCTTATGTTTTTCATCCATGCAAAAgctaaattaatatatatatatatatatatatatatatatataaggcctAATTACGCTATCTCTCGCTATGAAGTTGTTagttttatttgtaatattagaaaatttgtaattactttaatttgttcttgaaaagttaaaaaaagataCGTTGAATTTTAAAGGGTTTTTAGCTTTCCAACTAATATACTGCTATTAATTTGAGTTCTAAAGTCATGCCAATGGCCCAATATAGTGGATATACCCGTCTTAATGATCATAGATTAGGCTCTACCATAATTAGCTCTTCCTAGAAAAGAATTCAATAATGAGTCCTGTTAGCCGGTgcaaacaattttaaaatttaatatcatttttatgaaaagaataaaaagttatcaaaaaagtcggttttctttttgaagttaCTAAAAATATCTATCTCTTAAATTAATACCTTTTCAATATCTGTTAACTTTTCTCTTCAATAATTGAGATTCACATGGGAGATTCACAAATGTCCTTAGGTGGATTGAATCATAGTAGTTACATGACCCTATCTAAAGACTAATAGTTTTAAGCTATGGGAAGCAATGTCATACGCGTTGTCGCCTTGAGGCTTGGAAATTATGGTCTAACTCACACAAAAATCCAAACTAGTAGGCCATGAACATAGGCGGCTGTACAATACATGGTTATCATTTTAAAGTAGATAACCTCTTTCCCCCACTTCTTGCAAAggaaaacaataacaataataaagagAGAGCCATCATTAGTACGGAATTGCAATATTatataagagaagaaaaaagggaaagccAAACAAATACCAATAGACAATAGTACCACTCAAAACTACTAGTTCATTACTTAATATGACAATTGTAGCACAAGTgacaacaaaaagtaaaaacccaCTACATCGATGAAAGGCCTTTTATTCCTTTTTATTCATTAGTATTGCTATCATTATAAGCCATTATTACTCATAATAAACAACAAGAACAGAGAAGCTCAGAAGCAACACTTTATTCGAATAATACAACTTCATTATTAATTAGCCTACAAATGCTGCCACTTGACAAATAAGCTCCACAGCCAATGCAAGAATGGTGACAAAATTGCAAATGAACCAGAACATTGTGAAGAACTGATTGTTTTGTAAGCTTGTGATGTCTTTTTTGGAATAGTTTGTGATGTCTATTTCTTTGGATGAATACTAGCTTGTAATTTCTGGCTGCTTTATATAGGCACGCATGGCTTGACCTTTGAGCTTCACAAATTTTTGGGAAATTCAGAATATGGATTATGCATGCATTTATGCACAAATTCCCAATGGACCATAATCATTGGgtttgaaattaattaattgtggATGTTGCATTGGATAGAGGAGatgaattttttaagtgaaagcCCATTGAGCTTCTACATTTTGCCTGTATAGTAACTGCGGGAGGATTAAATAAGAATTTTGTATTAGATTATGAGCAAAACTCGTTTATTTTAGTATTAAGTACTATTAACCCTTGCCACTCACATTACTTTATGTCATATTCCCTTGCTGTTAACCACATTATTCTAGTTTAAAATACTGTTACTTTTAAGCTTAGTCACATAATCAATTGACTTAAAAATTCATCTCGGACTTTGATTTCAACAATACCAGATTATAAAATTTAAGCATAATCATTcgtttatttcttttctcataaaaaatttcgcATAACATTTTATAAGCATCtattaaattttctcaaactAAAATCTTTCATTCTTTATCATATCAAATTGTATttcttttatacaaaaaatgaaactttttatttttcactctcTCCAAGACCCATTAGGGGGGACATATTAGTCATTTTAACACCAACCGCTCAACAAACCCCAAAATAACTACCTTCCTATTCCCGCCCACACCAACCTATCTCTCACTGACACGTGTCAATTCCTTCCCGCCAAAACAATCAACTCTTTCCCACTCCAAATTTACATCTCATGCCACTGCCACTCACAAAACAGAgcactctgttttttttttctttcaatggcTTCTTCACTcctcttcactctctctctcctcatatCTCTCTTTGTctactctctctcctctcctctctcttccCAGACGATTCTCGATGCCTCCGAGATCCTCGCCGACACCGGCTATCTCTCCATGTCTCTAACTCTCGAGCTCATCTCCGATACTCTGTTTCCAAACTCTCATTCTCTCACCATCTTCGCTCCCTCAGACCCCGCCTTCATGGCCACCGGCCaaccctctctccctctcctccaATTCCACTTCTCTCCTTTCCCAATGTCCCTTGAAACCCTCAAATCTCTCCCATACGGCACAGAAATCCCAACCATGTTTCAGGGCCACTCGCTCACAGTCACTTCATCTCCGTCCGACGATCGCGTGTCGCTGAACAACGTTGACAttaccccattgccaattttcgaTGATGGGTTCTTGATTATATACGGAACCCGCGAGTTTTTCGACCCGGATTTCGAGGTTCGAGCCCCAGAATCCAGTTTTGGATGTGGGTTTTTGAGGACTAACTCGTTCGGCAATGCTAGCGAAGCTTTGAGGTCTGGTGGGTATTCGTTAATGGCGGGGTTTCTTGATTTGCAAGTGCTTGAGACCAAGAAGAGTGCTATGATGACTCTGTTTGCTCCTACTGATCAAGTCTTGGGGAATAGGCTCGGCAATTTCAGCGAGTACTCGTCTATCTTTCTCCGCCACGTGGTTCCGTGCCGGCTTTTGTGGACTGATTTGGTGAAATTCAACGACGGGGCTGCATTGCCGACTCAATTGGGCGGGTTTTCGATAAATATCACGAGGTCTGGTGGTGGCATATTGATGCTCAATGGCGTGCCGGTTTACTATCCCAACATTTATATCAGTGACTGGCTTGTTGTTCATGGCCTTCGCCAGGTTCTCGCGGTGCCATGGGAAGGAACACAAGAAGGAATTGCAGGAGCTTCGGATGAATTCGGAGGCAGTATCGAAGACTATACACCAGATTACGAGTTCTAATATGGCCCTGATGTTCTTGCTAGCTTCTGCTTTCTGGTGAATATCTCTGATGCCATGACTTTCTTGAATGTTAAAGAAACAAATTGAACACCTTGAATTTGCTGATATTCTCTGTATCTCTTAGCATGTTACTTTCTATGATTGTATTGAATTGCCCGTTTTCTTAGATCAATGACAAGTGACAACATTGAGCCAATAAAGAAGGAAAGTTTGGAACTTGTTATAAAGATTTGGTATGGTTACTTTTGCTAATCAAGTTCGAGCTATAATAAAAGGCTTTAAAGTCTTCTGCTAATCAAGTTATTGACCTTTTTCTGAATTGCCTGATTTCTTAGTTGAATGACACAATTTCTTAGGAATCTGTTGTGTAAAGAATTGGTACCATTAGTTTTAGTGGTTAGAAATGTGGGAGGAATAAGAGGCTTTGGAActatactaaaatattttcaatgtttGCTGCTAATCAAGCTCTAGACCTTGCACAAGCATAAGACAAGCTTGAATTGTTTAATAGTAGGGCATTAATCTTAGTGAAGGTTTCAAACCAGAATTAGCTTTCAGGTAAATCTACAATGCATGAGGGCTacagcatttttctttttttgtccttGGACTCTTATTGGATATGAAAACATGCAAGATATTAATAGCAGTATATTAGTGTTGGAAATCTTTGATAATGTGTTAGCAGCCATAACCTTTTATGACTTTATAGTTTGCAAGCCAAAGAGCAcctgattttcttttttgagctTGTGCATAGCTATCTCTaggtggtaaaaaaaaaacttaaattcttCACCCTAGCAAATTATAGGAGCACATGAGTAGTATGAGGAGTCCAACTGCCGTGATGTAAGTTCAAGTATAACTGAAAATTGACCTGATTAAAAGTGTACATGGAATTAATACTTTAGTTCACACTTAAATGTCAAACTCTCTATTCTATTACTTTGTATTTAATCAATATTCATTTTCCACAAGTGGAATTGCCTTTCTTCTGGTGTCCGAAGTCTTTGAATGCTTAAAATATGATAGAAACTGGTTCTTCTAATGCTTAGGTAGTTAGTTAGGTGATAAAATGAAGAGAGATCAGGTCCCATGTTCCTTTCTAACCCCATTAGAGTCGTAATTCTAAAGTCTAAATAATATACAAGAAGCTGTTGATATATTACCATAGTCACTTCCTAGCGCTATTGGAATAGAAATATGAATAGTATCATTTACGGGTGCTGGAAGATTAAGAGCATAAATGTACCTATGTTGTAGGTTACAGGTATATAATAGTTTATTTTAGGAGATTGAAGTGGCTTTGTTCATCATCTTATAAAAAAGTTTACTATTGTTATCTAGGCTGCATAATGATAAATACTTTGACAGTCACCTCGTACTTGTTAGCTAGAAGATGAGAATTCTGAGCTACAGATTTCATGGAAGAGGAATTGTGAAGAATTGGTTTAAGAATACTTTCAActttagaaaaattgaatagaTTGCCATACGTGTTGATTGTAGACTGGGAAGAAGCTAACTCCAGTTTAGGGGTAGACTTGTAAAGCCAAAAGCTTATTAAAAGATGAGTTATTCCCTTTTCTTCCACAGTAATGGAAATGCTGAAGCACTGTGTCTGAGTTTTGCACTTCTAAGTCTAAAGTTGTCTCTGTGATTGCCCCCATTTAAAAGAAGGCATGATCTGAGCATAACAACTTATCTGGGATTTCATGGTGCCAAAACTAATGCATGATTAGTACTTTCataatttacattttcatttttatggcAATTGAAAAGTGTAATTAAATAAATCTCTGATTAATTGACGAAAGAAGGGGGCTCTAAACTGGATTCTGTCTCGTCAGTCGATTGAAAAAATGTTGCACtgtcaaacaaacaaaatgatgGTCATAACATCACTGCTACCATTATAAGCAGCAACCCTGGAGTGTCAGTTGATGAGGATGCAAGTGAACCATTTTAAAGCTTATTGGCAATTTTTGTCAATAACAGACTTAATAATCCCCGTGAGAGTAGACTGAGGTGGTGaccaatataaaataaaagagggaAGTGAAGATTATTAAAAGCATACTCTAACAACTTTCACCAGGGCCAAATCTTATTTCTCTGCTGCATTTCAGCAGCAGGTCAAGCAGGTTGAACACCATCTTCATCTACCATTTCCCACCCCTAAAAGTACTCAAATTTAGCTTGATTGATCCTAATAGAACACAACTACTTAATCCAGATCATGTTGGCGCATGTGGCAAAGCAAAGGTCATGACAGGTATTACTGATTTCAAATTCCTAACAATTTCATATGTCAGAATCGACCAGTGTTTGACTGGGAAAATAGAACTTTGAAGGATCATGCTGCGAGGCTAAACAAAATAGGCTTTAAAAAATATCCACAAGAGTGGGGAACAGATTTATGACTGTCGTTCTAAACCATTTACACGTGTTTCCCGTGTTGGTTTGGATTAAGCTTATTTGGACAAAAGTACAATTATACCTAAACAAAATAGactttaaaaatttgtacattGGCAAGGCCTCAAGGGTTTAGTATATAGCCATTAGCCGCCATAGTTGAAAAAGTTTCATACCCTATTTAATGCATATAAAGGGAGAGTTTTTTATATAGCcaccattttagaaaaaagttCCAGACTCTATAATGTATACTAGTGGATGCGAGGCGACAGAAAAACGTAACGAGTTTTGGTACGCATGGGATCAACCTAACTTCCTATCACAATTACACAGGAGACGGTCAGAAATATCAACCAATTGATTTgctttaactatatatatataatataagggAATACACTGTAATTTTAGCCCTCAACTCAAAATGGAGCTTCGCCCCACTTTGGTTTCTTCCCCTAATAGGGGTATAAGAAAGCTCAAGATATGGACCTAACTACAATACTGATTTTCTACTATACAGTCTACACTTCACCTGATGGGTGATTCAGAAATTGGTACATCATTCTTGATGCTATTGTTGCTAAAACAGTTCTTGTAACTCATGCTGCCTTTTATTGGCAAGGTCACAAACACTTCCTCCCTTTGGGGGCGGTTTGCGTAGAGTATCCAAAGAACAAGACAGAGCAAGACTCCAACTGAAATCATTCCCAATCCTGCATTCACTATCTTGAGATAGTGGCTCAATGGTGGACAGTAACTTGTGGTGATATTTTTGAATGTGTCCCGGACAAAATTGCAATCCTGGAGACTAAGTAAAGGTGGAGTGTAGTGCTCAAGTGCATAGCTCTCATTTACTGCAGCCACCAGCTGTGCATAGATGTCCGGTGTCACCCTCCCAACGGTGGTGCACAGGCCAGATGCTGAAACTTTACATGTGTAGTTCTTCCAAACCTGCAAAATTTTAGATAACCGAATAAGATGTCTTAATCAAATCTCAGTTGCACATAATCAAGTACAACCCATTAATCAAAGACAGTAAGAGATACTGGTGCAAACTTCATAGCGTTTACTCTCTCATCTACATTCCACCTTGCACAAACTAATGCTCTATTGAGAGTTTATATGTAAGAAGCCATTATGCTGCAGTATTAAGTAATTTAGACGGCTTTAATTTTCTGCTCCTTTAGCCATAGCACATAGGCAAGGTTTTTAAATTGTAGGAATGAAGTCTTTTTGTAACATAGCAGCTTAGGAAAGTTATCACCTTCACGTGGGGACTGAATGTGTTTATCTCTTCCTTCCACTTATCACACCTTTCAGGTACATGTGCAACACGAATACTCCATTTCAAGTAGAAAGCATATGTCACATATATCCACAGCTGTATGGGATATGTCAAACTCACTTTTATTAAATCCTTTACTATCATAATCTCTTCCATTGCCTAAAACTAACTACCATATTCTCTTTCATGAAATCTTTGATAAATGTTTAAGCTCACACTAATGGGCACTTAAAGATAAGATTTTAAGACAACCTTAAAACAGCTATTAGATGGTTAAGGAttgtatattaaattttttatctacGATAAATTTTTCCTCAATATAAAACTTCAAAATATTATATGAGGTGatattcaaatcaaaattatgtatgAACCACCTGATGTTTCCAGCTGTGGCTCGAATGTatcaattttcttcaattataTTGTATAACTTGGCACATCAAAGGATCTTAAGTCAATCCTTTTAGAGTTTTACTCTTTTGATTCAATAATTTGGTAGTTTCCAGAAACATATTTAAGCAAGCAGATTTCCATAACAAAAAAGAtaccaaataattaaaattgataaaacatACCTCTGAAGCATTTGCCACAGACACCTCTCGAGACTCACACTGGCGATCTTGCAGCTGAGAGTCATATGGATAACAGAGTGGCGGCATCATAGGACCCGACTGATTATAATAGTATGGACTTTCCTTGGAGGGATAAGTATCAGCATAGGTATAGATAAATTCATTGACGACAATTACAATTtgattgacaatttttttgctCTGCACAAGTGTCTGGTTTGTTGTCCTATGGTCAACACATGGAAGGACGTTGCTAAGAGCTGTTTCTGCATGTGGATATTCTACCCATTCCTCCATGGCCATGCAGGTATCAGAAACTGTACTGAAATTTCGAGAAACAGACTTCTATAAGTAATGGCTTTAAAGGATGTTTTGCTTGTagttctaattatttttttgataggtagctTTTTGTTCTAATTATAACAAAACGCAGCAGTGGATGTAGCAGAACTTTCAAAGGTAAAAATGCTATATCATAATCAGGCTCTTATTTTGTGAACATCACATGTGAAGGAAAATTTGTGATAAAATATTAAGTTTTCAATTCACTTAGATAAGCAAATACGTATATAAATGTAACAGAGATGTATCTGATCAAAATCCGATTTCTTACTTGTTGAGGATTACGAAAACTCCACACAGGACAAATGTAATTGCAACAAGCAACCATCCACTTATTATGAATCTGCAACATTATGTTGGTGGTGTCAAATACAAATATGAAAAGCATCCAGCATGTTGAAAGTACAAATAATATTGGATGTGGCACGTCCACCAAATGCAAAGACAACTTACATGTGGATTGCATGTTTGTGCCCAAGGATAGACAGGactgcaacaacaaaaatcagtAAGTTACAAAGAGGAAAAAGTCTAGGatatgagaaaaa
This region includes:
- the LOC142605517 gene encoding putative fasciclin-like arabinogalactan protein 20 — protein: MASSLLFTLSLLISLFVYSLSSPLSSQTILDASEILADTGYLSMSLTLELISDTLFPNSHSLTIFAPSDPAFMATGQPSLPLLQFHFSPFPMSLETLKSLPYGTEIPTMFQGHSLTVTSSPSDDRVSLNNVDITPLPIFDDGFLIIYGTREFFDPDFEVRAPESSFGCGFLRTNSFGNASEALRSGGYSLMAGFLDLQVLETKKSAMMTLFAPTDQVLGNRLGNFSEYSSIFLRHVVPCRLLWTDLVKFNDGAALPTQLGGFSINITRSGGGILMLNGVPVYYPNIYISDWLVVHGLRQVLAVPWEGTQEGIAGASDEFGGSIEDYTPDYEF
- the LOC142607748 gene encoding uncharacterized protein LOC142607748, with product MKAFLVSGFSSFFFILVAVSSISALTVTVSNEPHHVSAKFILGEQNLGPWKNVISDAALAPGPASDDATQSTLVLAENRTNRPDILHGLRHYHGGWDITNRHYWASVGFTGAPGFILAVLWFISFGLALAAHHCCGWRINIKGKGSHHSQRIWLILLILFTCAAAIGCILLSVGQDKFHGEVLHTLNYVVNQSDYTVGILKNVTQYLSLAKTISVAQVFLPSDVMDDIDKLNMDLNTAADTLTEKTSQNSVKIKKAINAVRSALITVAAVMLLLALIGLILSILGHKHAIHIFIISGWLLVAITFVLCGVFVILNNTVSDTCMAMEEWVEYPHAETALSNVLPCVDHRTTNQTLVQSKKIVNQIVIVVNEFIYTYADTYPSKESPYYYNQSGPMMPPLCYPYDSQLQDRQCESREVSVANASEVWKNYTCKVSASGLCTTVGRVTPDIYAQLVAAVNESYALEHYTPPLLSLQDCNFVRDTFKNITTSYCPPLSHYLKIVNAGLGMISVGVLLCLVLWILYANRPQREEVFVTLPIKGSMSYKNCFSNNSIKNDVPISESPIR